A single window of Verrucomicrobiia bacterium DNA harbors:
- the rplA gene encoding 50S ribosomal protein L1, with protein MKHGKKYKAALAKIDRGKRYPLSQAVKLVKENKIAKFDESVEVSVRLGVDPKQADQIVRGTVLLPHGTGKKVRVLVLAKGEKIKEAEQAGADFAGADEYVEKISGGWMDFDAIVATPDMMGSVGKLGKVLGPRGLMPNPKAGTVTFDVAKAVKDLKAGKIEYRVDKAGVIGAAIGKVSFAENQLLENAQNFLSTIVKAKPSASKGTYLKSATLSTTMGPGVKLDPNEILTLGKSA; from the coding sequence ATGAAACACGGTAAAAAATACAAGGCGGCGTTGGCCAAAATCGACCGGGGGAAGCGGTATCCGCTTTCCCAGGCGGTCAAATTGGTCAAGGAAAACAAAATCGCCAAGTTTGACGAGTCGGTGGAAGTTTCCGTGCGGCTCGGCGTCGATCCCAAGCAGGCGGATCAAATCGTCCGCGGGACGGTGCTTTTGCCCCACGGCACGGGAAAGAAGGTGCGCGTCCTCGTCCTCGCCAAGGGGGAAAAAATCAAGGAGGCGGAACAGGCGGGGGCGGATTTTGCCGGGGCGGATGAATACGTCGAAAAAATTTCCGGCGGCTGGATGGATTTTGACGCCATTGTCGCCACCCCCGATATGATGGGCTCCGTCGGGAAGCTGGGAAAAGTTCTGGGACCGCGCGGGCTGATGCCGAACCCGAAGGCCGGAACGGTCACCTTTGACGTGGCCAAAGCCGTCAAGGATTTGAAGGCCGGTAAAATCGAGTACCGGGTGGACAAGGCGGGGGTCATCGGCGCGGCAATCGGCAAGGTTTCCTTTGCCGAAAACCAGCTTTTGGAAAATGCGCAGAACTTTTTGTCCACCATCGTTAAGGCCAAGCCGTCCGCCTCGAAGGGAACCTATTTGAAATCCGCCACCCTCTCCACCACCATGGGGCCGGGGGTGAAGCTGGATCCGAACGAAATTCTGACTTTGGGAAAGAGCGCCTGA
- the rplL gene encoding 50S ribosomal protein L7/L12: protein MSKVEEIVGMIEGMTVLELSELSKSLQDKFGVTAAVPMAAGGGGGAAAPAVEEKTEFAVVLTSAGDKKIQVIKVVRELTGLGLAEAKALVDGAPKTVKEGISRDEAEQIKNKLVEAGAAVDIK, encoded by the coding sequence ATGTCCAAGGTAGAGGAGATAGTCGGGATGATCGAGGGGATGACCGTTCTGGAGCTCTCGGAGCTTTCCAAGAGCTTGCAGGACAAATTCGGCGTGACGGCGGCCGTGCCGATGGCGGCGGGGGGGGGCGGCGGGGCGGCGGCCCCGGCGGTGGAGGAGAAGACCGAGTTTGCGGTCGTTTTGACCTCGGCCGGCGACAAGAAGATCCAGGTCATCAAAGTCGTCCGGGAGCTCACCGGCCTCGGTCTGGCGGAAGCCAAGGCGCTGGTGGACGGCGCCCCCAAGACCGTCAAAGAAGGCATTTCCCGGGACGAAGCGGAGCAGATTAAAAACAAACTGGTTGAAGCCGGCGCCGCGGTTGACATTAAGTAA
- the rplJ gene encoding 50S ribosomal protein L10: MPRTIVEPRPEKISVVDELTEKFEKSPSFFLTDFSGLTVEGATTLRKNLRAGNSSYRVAKNTLIHLAAQKAKLPSLEQYLAGPTGIAFAPEDPIAAAKVLAEFIKKNERPKVRAFYLDGRLYTGAELAKIAALPGKMELLAKVVGSIQAPLANLIGTLDGVMRQFVLTLDALAKKKAEQR; encoded by the coding sequence ATGCCGAGAACAATCGTCGAACCGCGTCCGGAGAAGATTTCCGTCGTCGATGAACTGACGGAAAAATTCGAGAAGTCCCCCTCGTTCTTTTTGACCGATTTTTCCGGCCTCACGGTGGAGGGGGCCACCACGCTCCGCAAGAATTTGCGGGCGGGGAATTCGAGCTACCGGGTGGCGAAAAACACCCTGATTCACCTCGCAGCGCAAAAAGCGAAGCTCCCCAGCCTGGAGCAATATCTGGCGGGGCCGACCGGGATCGCATTTGCCCCGGAAGACCCGATTGCGGCGGCCAAGGTTTTGGCGGAGTTCATCAAAAAGAACGAGCGGCCGAAGGTGCGGGCGTTTTACCTCGACGGGCGGCTTTACACCGGCGCGGAGCTGGCCAAAATCGCCGCGTTGCCGGGGAAGATGGAGCTTTTGGCCAAGGTGGTCGGCTCCATCCAGGCCCCCCTTGCCAATTTAATCGGCACGCTGGACGGGGTGATGCGGCAGTTTGTTTTGACCCTCGACGCACTGGCCAAGAAAAAAGCGGAACAGCGGTAG
- the nusG gene encoding transcription termination/antitermination protein NusG, whose product MKRWYVVHTYSGQEQKAKRYLESAIVTSGLGDQFGKVLLPTEEVAEMRSGKRATTTKKFLPSYLLVEMEVTKESEALVRNTPGITNFVGPSGKPAPIGAEEVERIMGQMEGVRVAEPEEIGYRTGDPVKVVDGPFTDFTGTISEVNLERKKLKVMVSIFGRPTPVELDFLQVQPV is encoded by the coding sequence GTGAAGCGCTGGTACGTGGTACATACCTATTCGGGCCAGGAACAGAAGGCCAAACGGTATCTGGAGTCGGCCATCGTGACCTCCGGGCTGGGGGACCAGTTCGGGAAGGTGCTTTTGCCGACGGAAGAGGTGGCGGAGATGCGCTCCGGAAAACGGGCAACCACCACCAAGAAGTTTTTGCCAAGCTATTTGCTGGTGGAGATGGAAGTGACCAAGGAATCGGAAGCGCTGGTGCGCAACACGCCGGGAATCACCAACTTTGTCGGCCCCTCCGGCAAGCCGGCCCCCATCGGCGCGGAGGAGGTGGAGCGGATAATGGGGCAGATGGAGGGGGTGCGGGTGGCGGAGCCGGAGGAGATCGGCTACCGGACCGGCGACCCGGTGAAAGTCGTGGATGGGCCGTTCACCGATTTTACCGGAACGATCTCTGAAGTGAATTTGGAACGGAAGAAGCTGAAAGTGATGGTTTCGATTTTCGGGCGGCCCACGCCGGTTGAGCTGGACTTTTTGCAAGTTCAACCCGTCTGA
- the secE gene encoding preprotein translocase subunit SecE, whose protein sequence is MKQLYEKLVVFLKEVRMELGKVSWPSRNELTVSTMAVVFFSIVMAGFIGIIDYALVKILEILAAR, encoded by the coding sequence GAAACAGTTGTATGAAAAATTAGTCGTCTTCTTGAAGGAAGTGCGGATGGAGCTGGGGAAGGTTTCCTGGCCGTCGCGCAACGAGCTTACGGTTTCCACGATGGCGGTGGTCTTTTTTTCGATCGTGATGGCCGGGTTCATCGGCATCATCGACTACGCTTTGGTGAAGATTTTGGAGATCTTGGCCGCCCGGTGA
- the rplK gene encoding 50S ribosomal protein L11, which yields MKKITGYVKLQIPAGAANPAPPVGPALGQHGVNIMEFCKQFNARTQAQSGLIIPVIITVFSDKSFTFITKTPPASVLLIKAAKVEKGSGEPNRVKVGKVTRQQVKEIAQLKMPDLNAATVEAAMRMVEGTAKNMGIEVVG from the coding sequence ATGAAAAAGATTACGGGTTACGTAAAATTGCAGATTCCGGCGGGAGCGGCCAACCCCGCGCCGCCCGTCGGTCCCGCCCTGGGGCAGCACGGCGTGAACATCATGGAATTCTGCAAACAGTTTAACGCCCGAACGCAGGCCCAGTCCGGCTTGATTATTCCGGTTATCATCACCGTTTTTTCGGACAAGAGTTTTACCTTCATCACCAAGACGCCGCCGGCTTCCGTCCTCTTGATTAAAGCGGCGAAAGTGGAGAAGGGGTCCGGCGAACCGAACCGGGTGAAGGTGGGGAAAGTCACCCGCCAGCAGGTCAAGGAGATCGCCCAGTTGAAGATGCCGGACTTGAACGCCGCGACGGTCGAGGCCGCCATGCGGATGGTCGAGGGGACGGCGAAGAACATGGGAATCGAGGTGGTGGGATGA